Proteins encoded by one window of Xanthomonas sp. DAR 80977:
- a CDS encoding nuclear transport factor 2 family protein yields MRQPLAWGWGCALLLALPGCQRDSAEQRLRKDMAALQEAVEEHRLRDAMAGVADDFAGEAGMDRAALHNLLRAQFLANARIGVNTGPLSIALQGDDATVRFDAVVSGGDARLLPERMQRYEVVTGWREQDGRWRLRHAQWSAAP; encoded by the coding sequence ATGCGACAGCCGTTGGCGTGGGGTTGGGGATGCGCGCTGCTGCTGGCCTTGCCCGGCTGCCAGCGCGATTCGGCGGAACAGCGGCTGCGCAAGGACATGGCCGCATTGCAGGAGGCGGTGGAGGAACACCGCCTGCGCGATGCGATGGCCGGCGTGGCCGACGATTTCGCGGGCGAGGCGGGGATGGATCGTGCTGCGCTGCACAACCTGTTGCGCGCGCAATTCCTGGCCAATGCGCGGATCGGGGTGAACACCGGGCCGCTGTCGATCGCGCTGCAGGGCGACGACGCCACGGTGCGTTTCGACGCGGTGGTCAGCGGCGGCGACGCGCGTTTGCTGCCGGAGCGGATGCAGCGCTACGAAGTGGTCACCGGCTGGCGCGAGCAGGACGGCCGCTGGCGGCTGCGGCATGCGCAATGGAGTGCGGCGCCGTAG
- a CDS encoding long-chain fatty acid--CoA ligase, with amino-acid sequence MSQERPWLQSYPASIPAEIDVNEYRSVAAVFETSVAKFGDRPAYCNFGKTLTYREAGELARHFAAYLLGELQLKKGDRVALMMPNCLQYPIATFGVLLAGMTVVNVNPLYTPRELRHQLIDSGASAIVVIDNFGKTVQEVLADTPLKQVITTGLGDMLGFPKGALVNFVLKYVKKLVPDYDIPNAVRFRDTLTLGRLHTLPQLDIEPDDIAFLQYTGGTTGVAKGAMLTHRNLVANMLQAGAWIAATGKLEEGKEVIITALPLYHIFALTANGLVFMKLGSLNHLISNPRDMPGFVKELKKTRFTAFTGVNTLFNGLLNTPGFDQVDFSALKFTLGGGMAVQRAVAERWKQVTGVTLVEAYGLTETSPAACINPLTLKEYNGAIGLPIPSTDACVKSDDGQTMAPGEVGELCIKGPQVMKGYWRRPEETAGAIDADGWLHTGDMARMDPQGFFYIVDRKKDMILVSGFNVYPNEVEDVIAMMPGVLEVAAVGVPDEKSGEVVKVVIVKKDPNLTAEDVKAHARANLTGYKHPRIVEFRKELPKTNVGKILRRELRDSSPNA; translated from the coding sequence ATGAGTCAGGAACGTCCGTGGTTGCAGAGTTATCCGGCCAGCATTCCCGCCGAGATCGACGTCAACGAGTACCGATCCGTCGCCGCCGTGTTCGAAACCTCCGTCGCCAAGTTCGGCGACCGCCCGGCCTACTGCAACTTCGGCAAGACCCTGACCTACCGCGAGGCCGGCGAACTGGCGCGGCACTTCGCCGCCTACCTGCTGGGCGAGCTGCAGCTCAAGAAGGGCGACCGCGTCGCGCTGATGATGCCCAACTGCCTGCAGTACCCGATCGCCACCTTCGGCGTGCTGCTGGCCGGCATGACCGTGGTCAACGTCAATCCGCTGTACACGCCGCGCGAACTGCGCCACCAGCTGATCGACTCCGGCGCCAGCGCGATCGTGGTGATCGACAACTTCGGCAAGACCGTGCAGGAGGTGCTGGCCGACACCCCGCTCAAGCAGGTCATCACCACCGGCCTGGGCGACATGCTCGGCTTCCCCAAGGGCGCGCTGGTCAACTTCGTGCTGAAGTACGTCAAGAAGCTGGTCCCCGACTACGACATCCCCAACGCGGTCCGCTTCCGCGACACGCTGACCCTGGGCCGGCTGCACACGCTGCCGCAATTGGACATCGAGCCGGACGACATCGCCTTCCTGCAGTACACCGGCGGCACCACCGGGGTGGCCAAGGGCGCGATGCTGACCCACCGCAACCTGGTCGCCAACATGCTGCAGGCCGGCGCCTGGATCGCGGCGACCGGCAAGCTGGAGGAAGGCAAGGAAGTCATCATCACCGCGCTGCCGCTGTACCACATCTTCGCGCTGACCGCGAACGGCCTGGTGTTCATGAAGCTCGGCAGCCTCAACCACCTGATCAGCAATCCGCGCGACATGCCCGGCTTCGTCAAGGAGTTGAAGAAGACCCGTTTCACCGCCTTCACCGGGGTCAACACGCTGTTCAACGGCCTGCTCAACACGCCCGGCTTCGATCAGGTGGATTTCTCGGCGCTGAAGTTCACCCTGGGCGGCGGCATGGCGGTGCAGCGCGCCGTGGCCGAGCGCTGGAAGCAGGTGACCGGAGTGACCCTGGTCGAGGCCTACGGCCTGACCGAGACCTCGCCCGCCGCCTGCATCAACCCGCTGACGCTGAAGGAATACAACGGCGCCATCGGCCTGCCGATCCCGTCCACCGACGCCTGCGTGAAGAGCGACGACGGCCAGACCATGGCGCCCGGCGAGGTCGGCGAGCTGTGCATCAAGGGCCCGCAGGTGATGAAGGGCTACTGGCGGCGCCCGGAGGAAACCGCCGGCGCGATCGATGCCGACGGCTGGCTGCATACCGGCGACATGGCGCGGATGGATCCGCAGGGCTTCTTCTACATCGTCGACCGCAAGAAGGACATGATCCTGGTGTCGGGCTTCAACGTGTACCCGAACGAGGTCGAGGACGTGATCGCGATGATGCCCGGCGTGCTGGAAGTGGCCGCGGTCGGGGTGCCGGACGAGAAATCCGGCGAGGTGGTCAAGGTTGTCATCGTCAAGAAGGACCCCAACCTCACCGCCGAGGACGTCAAGGCCCACGCCCGCGCCAACCTGACCGGGTACAAGCACCCGCGCATCGTCGAGTTCCGCAAGGAACTGCCCAAGACCAATGTCGGCAAGATCCTGCGGCGGGAATTGCGCGACAGCTCGCCGAACGCGTAG
- a CDS encoding crotonase/enoyl-CoA hydratase family protein produces the protein MNVEKRFFNSSYATIRVESSADGNAHWMFMHNDTSDGSRPCFRDDLLDDMWSFTNAITAGGAGALERRQLRHFVLASDASVFNLGGDLELFTRLIRLRDRSALLAYATRCVEGVHTLHTGLGGDVRTIALLQGDALGGGLEMALACHTIVAEEGVGMGLPEVMFGLFPGMGAYSFLCQRVPPQLAEKIILEGTVYSSEQMHALGLVDILVPKGQGKAAVEELIHNQQRNKLSYLAMNAARRISRQVPLQELMAITEVWVDTALALDDKSLRMMDRLVRAQTRRAQGVAASA, from the coding sequence ATGAACGTTGAGAAACGCTTCTTCAACTCCAGCTACGCCACTATCCGTGTTGAATCGAGCGCCGATGGCAACGCGCATTGGATGTTCATGCACAACGATACGTCCGACGGCTCGCGCCCGTGCTTCCGCGACGACTTGCTCGACGATATGTGGAGCTTCACCAATGCCATCACCGCGGGCGGAGCCGGCGCACTGGAGCGCAGGCAGCTGCGCCACTTCGTCCTGGCCTCCGATGCAAGCGTCTTCAACCTGGGCGGCGACCTGGAGCTGTTTACCCGGCTTATCCGCCTGCGCGACAGGAGCGCCCTGCTGGCCTATGCCACACGCTGCGTCGAGGGCGTCCACACCCTGCATACCGGGCTGGGCGGCGACGTGCGCACGATCGCGCTGCTGCAGGGCGATGCCCTTGGGGGCGGCCTGGAGATGGCATTGGCCTGCCACACCATCGTTGCGGAGGAAGGCGTTGGCATGGGCCTGCCGGAAGTCATGTTCGGCTTGTTCCCGGGAATGGGCGCGTACTCGTTCCTGTGCCAGCGCGTGCCTCCGCAACTGGCGGAGAAAATCATCCTGGAAGGAACGGTCTACAGCAGCGAACAGATGCACGCGCTCGGGCTGGTCGACATCCTGGTGCCCAAGGGCCAGGGAAAGGCCGCGGTCGAAGAGCTGATCCACAACCAGCAACGCAACAAGCTCTCCTATCTGGCGATGAATGCCGCGCGCAGGATTTCGCGACAGGTTCCACTGCAGGAGCTGATGGCGATCACCGAGGTCTGGGTGGATACGGCGCTTGCGCTCGACGACAAATCGCTGCGCATGATGGATCGCCTGGTGCGGGCGCAAACACGGCGTGCGCAGGGAGTTGCCGCCTCTGCATAG
- a CDS encoding ATP-binding protein → MNQRLEWIRSRLRQRTDTEHGQTLIRVAIFLGVIVCMTVAEKLGYLAPDVYLTSVLMSGVGVLVGLALFAAILARPGPSNVRRIIGMVTDYGLMTVAMILQGEPLAWLYVIIMWVTVGNGLRYGNRYLIGAVVSACISFGCVVLLNGYWRENLTLSAGLWAGLIAIPMYLSGLLRQLTQATAEARRASEAKSRFLANMSHEFRTPLNGLSGMTEVLATTKLDAEQRECVGTIQASARSLLSLVEEVLDISAIEAGKLRTEKHDFSLRETMAQIGLILQPQARAKALGYHLEVAADVPDHLRGDSGHLRQVLLNLAGNAIKFTNMGRVDIRVRIQRNDLGEPSRLSFDIVDTGIGVPPTMRPRLFEAFEQADVGLARRYEGTGLGTTIAKGLVEAMGGSIGYQENPPRGSRFWFELPFEAATASPLSTVPADGPVEEAGSPSGNIIAFTDPFLRHRARVRSMRILVADDHAANRMVLQRLLQKAGHRAICLDGAEAVLDALAETEFDAVIVDLHMPGMSGLDMLKQLRIMQAGRPRTPVVVLSADVTPESIHRCEQAGAHTFLAKPVVASKLLDTLTDIATDGRLRPSEAQPRQRIDAEGVLDPSVLDELAGLGMGDGFEREFISQCLNDADGCLGGMQLAGETENWERLREHAHAIKGVASNLGLVKMASLGGELMRMAEWQMRSEWRQCLASLNASLTEGREVLDLRALQSGRQDGNELR, encoded by the coding sequence GTGAACCAAAGGCTGGAGTGGATCAGGAGCCGATTGCGACAGCGTACGGACACCGAGCATGGCCAGACCCTGATCCGGGTGGCCATCTTCCTTGGCGTCATCGTCTGCATGACGGTGGCGGAAAAGCTGGGCTATCTCGCTCCCGACGTGTACCTGACCTCGGTGCTGATGAGCGGGGTGGGCGTCCTCGTCGGCCTGGCCCTGTTCGCGGCGATTCTGGCCCGGCCGGGGCCGTCGAACGTCCGCCGCATCATCGGCATGGTGACCGACTACGGCCTGATGACGGTGGCGATGATCCTGCAGGGAGAACCGCTGGCCTGGCTGTACGTCATCATCATGTGGGTCACGGTCGGCAACGGCCTGCGCTACGGCAACCGCTACCTGATCGGCGCCGTGGTGTCGGCCTGCATCAGTTTCGGCTGCGTGGTCCTGCTCAACGGCTACTGGCGCGAGAACCTCACCCTCAGCGCCGGGCTGTGGGCCGGCCTCATCGCCATTCCCATGTACCTGTCGGGGCTGCTGCGGCAGTTGACCCAGGCGACCGCCGAGGCGCGGCGCGCCAGCGAGGCCAAGAGCCGTTTCCTCGCCAACATGAGCCATGAGTTCCGCACCCCGTTGAACGGCCTGTCCGGCATGACCGAGGTCCTGGCCACCACCAAACTGGACGCGGAGCAGCGCGAGTGCGTGGGCACCATCCAGGCGTCGGCGCGCAGCCTGTTGTCGCTGGTGGAAGAGGTGCTGGATATCTCCGCCATCGAGGCGGGCAAGCTGCGGACCGAGAAACACGATTTTTCGTTGCGCGAGACGATGGCGCAGATCGGCTTGATCCTGCAGCCGCAGGCACGGGCCAAGGCGCTCGGTTATCACCTCGAGGTCGCGGCCGATGTTCCCGACCACCTGCGTGGCGATTCGGGTCATTTGCGTCAGGTGCTGTTGAACCTGGCCGGCAACGCGATCAAGTTCACCAACATGGGACGCGTGGATATCCGCGTCCGGATCCAGCGCAACGATCTGGGCGAGCCGTCCAGGTTGAGCTTCGATATCGTCGATACCGGCATCGGCGTGCCGCCGACCATGCGTCCGCGGCTGTTCGAGGCCTTCGAGCAGGCCGACGTGGGATTGGCGCGCCGCTACGAGGGAACAGGCCTGGGCACCACGATCGCCAAGGGGCTGGTCGAAGCGATGGGCGGCAGCATCGGTTACCAGGAGAATCCGCCGCGCGGGAGCCGCTTCTGGTTCGAGTTGCCGTTCGAGGCGGCGACCGCGTCGCCGCTGTCCACGGTGCCCGCGGATGGCCCTGTCGAAGAAGCCGGTTCGCCGAGCGGCAATATCATCGCCTTTACCGATCCGTTCCTGCGTCACCGTGCACGCGTTCGCAGCATGCGCATCCTGGTTGCCGACGACCATGCCGCGAACCGCATGGTGCTGCAGCGGCTGCTGCAGAAGGCCGGACATCGGGCGATCTGCCTCGATGGCGCCGAAGCGGTGCTGGACGCACTCGCCGAGACCGAATTCGATGCCGTCATCGTCGATCTGCACATGCCTGGCATGAGCGGCTTGGACATGCTCAAGCAGTTGCGGATCATGCAGGCGGGCCGGCCGCGTACGCCGGTCGTGGTGCTCAGTGCGGACGTCACCCCGGAGTCGATCCATCGCTGCGAGCAGGCCGGAGCGCACACCTTCCTGGCCAAGCCGGTGGTGGCGTCGAAGCTGCTGGACACGCTGACCGATATTGCGACCGACGGCAGGCTGCGGCCGTCCGAGGCGCAACCGCGCCAGCGGATCGACGCGGAGGGGGTGCTGGATCCTTCCGTGCTGGACGAGCTGGCCGGATTGGGCATGGGCGATGGCTTCGAGCGCGAATTCATTTCCCAGTGCCTCAACGATGCCGATGGTTGCCTGGGCGGAATGCAACTGGCGGGCGAGACCGAGAATTGGGAGCGCCTGCGCGAGCATGCCCATGCGATCAAGGGCGTGGCCAGCAACCTGGGGCTGGTGAAGATGGCCAGCCTTGGCGGCGAATTGATGCGAATGGCGGAATGGCAGATGCGCAGCGAGTGGCGGCAGTGCCTCGCCTCGCTCAACGCCAGTCTGACCGAGGGCAGGGAAGTGCTGGACCTGCGCGCCTTGCAAAGCGGCAGGCAGGACGGCAACGAACTTCGCTGA
- a CDS encoding HD domain-containing phosphohydrolase — protein sequence MQDASMSLSGVSSSSDRPDWAEGADNRLNIVIVDDQTSARTMLRHVIEDIAPELTVRDFGDSQAALAWCEAGKVDLLLLDYRMPGMDGLEFARRLRRLPKHRDIPIILITVVGDEPIRQAALEAGVIDFLVKPIRPRELRARCHNLLQLRLQSENIKQRAMSLEQRLLASMREVEERERETLSRLARAIEYRDAGTSAYLERMAHVAGLIAEQLGLSEDEVRVIEMAASLHDMGKIAIPDAVLLKPGKLNEEEMAVMRMHPRIGYELLSGSQNRFIQVGALIALRHHERYDGSGYPDGLVGEAIPLEARIVAVADVFDALISPRPYKEAWTMDATLAYLYAQRGRLFDPRCVDALFRGREQLHMICERFSTASIRPGVSP from the coding sequence ATGCAAGATGCCAGCATGAGCCTGTCCGGAGTATCCTCCAGCAGCGACCGCCCGGACTGGGCGGAGGGGGCGGACAATCGCTTGAACATCGTCATCGTCGACGATCAGACGTCTGCGCGCACCATGCTGCGCCACGTGATCGAGGACATCGCCCCGGAACTCACCGTCCGCGACTTCGGCGACTCGCAGGCCGCCCTGGCCTGGTGCGAGGCCGGCAAGGTCGACCTGTTGCTGCTCGACTACCGCATGCCGGGCATGGACGGGCTGGAGTTCGCGCGGCGGCTGCGGCGCCTGCCCAAGCACCGCGACATTCCGATCATCCTGATCACCGTGGTCGGCGACGAACCGATCCGCCAGGCCGCGCTGGAAGCCGGCGTCATCGACTTCCTGGTCAAGCCGATCCGCCCGCGCGAACTGCGCGCGCGCTGCCACAACCTGCTGCAGCTGCGCCTGCAGAGCGAGAACATCAAGCAACGCGCGATGTCGCTGGAGCAGCGCCTGCTGGCCAGCATGCGCGAGGTGGAGGAGCGCGAACGCGAGACCCTGTCGCGGCTGGCGCGGGCGATCGAGTACCGCGACGCCGGGACCAGCGCCTACCTGGAGCGCATGGCCCATGTGGCCGGCCTGATCGCCGAGCAGCTGGGCCTGTCCGAGGACGAGGTGCGGGTCATCGAAATGGCCGCGAGCCTGCACGACATGGGCAAGATCGCCATTCCCGATGCGGTCCTGCTCAAGCCCGGCAAGCTGAACGAGGAGGAGATGGCGGTGATGCGCATGCACCCGCGCATCGGCTACGAACTGCTCAGCGGCAGCCAGAACCGCTTCATCCAGGTCGGCGCGCTGATCGCGCTGCGCCACCATGAACGTTACGATGGCAGCGGTTACCCCGATGGACTGGTCGGCGAAGCGATCCCGCTGGAGGCGCGGATCGTGGCGGTCGCCGACGTTTTCGACGCGCTGATCTCGCCGCGTCCCTACAAGGAAGCCTGGACCATGGATGCGACCCTCGCCTATCTCTACGCGCAACGCGGCCGTTTGTTCGACCCGCGTTGCGTGGACGCGCTGTTCCGCGGGCGCGAGCAGTTGCACATGATCTGCGAGCGCTTTTCGACCGCGTCGATCCGGCCGGGGGTGAGCCCGTGA
- the lysS gene encoding lysine--tRNA ligase yields the protein MTEQTPAPSLPVDENGLIAERRAKLGALRAQGVAYPNDFRRNDYAGDLQAEFADAERWSAEALEAEGRSLRLAGRLLAKRVMGKASFVQLQDESGRIQLFLQANALGPAYDAFKGWDIGDIIGVEGGLTRTKTGELSVKATALRLLTKALRPLPDKWHGLSDVEQRYRQRYVDLIVSPEAREVFVKRSKIIRAMRAWLDARRFLEVETPMMHYIPGGATAKPFTTHHNALDLDLYLRVAPELYLKRLVVGGLERVYEINRNFRNEGVSTRHNPEFTMMELYEAYATYHEVMDLTENVIRDVAREVLGTTQVHWDGADIDLAPAFRRWRMDEAVRHHNPEISAADCTDRDALLRHCERLKIRTKPSYGWGKLLLEIFEATVEHTLIQPTFITDHPVEVSPLARSSDTEPGYTDRFELFINGKEIANGFSELNDPEDQAARFQAQVAAKEGGDDEAMHFDADYIRALEVGLPPTGGLGIGIDRLVMLLTGSGSIRDVLLFPYMRPEA from the coding sequence ATGACCGAGCAGACCCCCGCGCCGTCCCTTCCCGTCGACGAGAACGGCCTCATCGCCGAACGCCGCGCCAAGCTGGGAGCGTTGCGCGCGCAGGGCGTGGCCTATCCGAACGATTTCCGCCGCAACGATTACGCCGGCGACCTGCAGGCCGAGTTCGCCGACGCCGAGCGCTGGAGCGCCGAGGCGCTGGAGGCCGAGGGCCGCAGCCTGCGCCTGGCCGGGCGCCTGCTGGCCAAGCGGGTGATGGGCAAGGCCAGCTTCGTGCAGCTGCAGGACGAGTCCGGGCGCATCCAGCTGTTCCTGCAGGCCAATGCGCTGGGCCCGGCCTACGACGCGTTCAAGGGCTGGGACATCGGCGACATCATCGGCGTGGAGGGCGGGCTGACCCGCACCAAGACCGGCGAGCTGTCGGTCAAGGCCACCGCGCTGCGGCTGCTGACCAAGGCGCTGCGCCCGCTGCCGGACAAGTGGCACGGCCTGTCCGACGTGGAGCAGCGCTACCGCCAGCGCTACGTCGACCTGATCGTGTCGCCGGAGGCGCGCGAGGTGTTCGTCAAGCGCTCCAAGATCATCCGCGCGATGCGCGCCTGGCTGGACGCGCGCCGCTTCCTGGAAGTGGAGACGCCGATGATGCATTACATCCCCGGCGGCGCCACCGCCAAGCCGTTCACCACCCACCACAACGCGCTGGACCTGGACCTGTACCTGCGCGTGGCGCCGGAGCTGTACCTGAAGCGGCTGGTGGTCGGCGGCCTGGAACGGGTCTACGAGATCAACCGCAATTTCCGCAACGAAGGGGTCAGTACCCGGCACAATCCCGAATTCACCATGATGGAGCTGTACGAGGCCTACGCCACGTACCACGAAGTGATGGACCTGACCGAGAACGTGATCCGCGACGTGGCCCGGGAGGTGCTCGGCACCACCCAGGTGCACTGGGACGGCGCCGACATCGACCTGGCCCCGGCCTTCCGCCGCTGGCGCATGGACGAGGCGGTGCGCCACCACAACCCCGAGATCAGCGCCGCCGACTGCACCGACCGCGACGCGCTGCTGCGCCACTGCGAGCGGCTGAAGATCCGCACCAAGCCGTCCTACGGCTGGGGCAAGCTGCTACTGGAGATCTTCGAGGCCACCGTGGAACACACCCTGATCCAGCCGACCTTCATCACCGACCACCCGGTCGAGGTGTCGCCGCTGGCCCGCTCCAGCGACACCGAGCCGGGCTATACCGACCGCTTCGAGCTGTTCATCAACGGCAAGGAGATCGCCAACGGCTTCTCCGAGCTCAACGACCCGGAAGACCAGGCGGCCCGGTTCCAAGCCCAGGTGGCGGCGAAGGAGGGCGGCGACGACGAGGCCATGCACTTCGACGCCGACTACATCCGCGCGCTGGAGGTCGGCCTGCCGCCCACCGGCGGCCTGGGCATCGGCATCGACCGGCTGGTAATGTTGCTCACCGGCAGCGGTTCGATCCGTGATGTGCTGCTGTTCCCGTACATGCGTCCGGAGGCTTAA
- the prfB gene encoding peptide chain release factor 2 (programmed frameshift), producing MIELNPIRHRIADLSDRVLSLRGFLDYDVKKERLEEVTRELESPDVWNDPERAQGLGRERANLEKTVGGIASVLDGLNEALEFLELAESEDDEDTALAVVADVERFQAHVEKLEFQRMFSGQMDASNAFVDIQAGAGGTEAQDWAEILLRMYLRWCESRGWKTELMEVSGGEVAGIKSATLRVEGDFAYGWLKTETGVHRLVRKSPFDSDNRRHTSFTSVFVSPEVDDNIDIDINPADLKTDVYRSSGAGGQHVNKTESAVRITHVPTGIVVACQTGRSQHQNRDNAMKMLAAKLYELEIQKRNAERDAVEATKSDIGWGSQIRNYVLDQSRIKDLRTGIERTDTQKVLDGDLDEFVEASLKSGLEVGAKRSDA from the exons ATGATCGAACTCAATCCCATCCGCCACCGCATCGCCGATCTGTCCGATCGGGTGCTGTCGCTCCGGGGGTTTCTT GACTACGACGTCAAGAAGGAACGCCTGGAGGAAGTGACCCGGGAGCTGGAAAGCCCCGATGTCTGGAACGACCCCGAGCGCGCCCAGGGCCTGGGCCGCGAACGCGCCAACCTGGAGAAGACCGTCGGCGGCATCGCCAGCGTGCTCGACGGGCTGAACGAGGCGCTGGAGTTCCTGGAGCTGGCCGAGAGCGAGGACGACGAGGACACCGCGCTGGCGGTGGTCGCCGATGTCGAGCGCTTCCAGGCGCACGTGGAGAAGCTGGAATTCCAGCGCATGTTCTCCGGGCAGATGGACGCCAGCAACGCCTTCGTCGACATCCAGGCCGGCGCAGGCGGCACCGAGGCGCAGGACTGGGCCGAGATCCTGCTGCGCATGTACCTGCGCTGGTGCGAGTCGCGCGGCTGGAAGACCGAGTTGATGGAAGTCTCCGGCGGCGAAGTGGCCGGGATCAAGTCGGCCACGCTGCGCGTGGAAGGCGATTTCGCCTACGGCTGGCTGAAGACCGAGACCGGCGTGCACCGGCTGGTGCGCAAGTCGCCGTTCGATTCGGACAACCGCCGCCACACCAGCTTCACCTCGGTGTTCGTGTCGCCGGAAGTGGACGACAACATCGACATCGACATCAACCCGGCCGACCTGAAGACCGACGTCTACCGTTCTTCCGGCGCCGGCGGCCAGCACGTCAACAAGACCGAGTCGGCGGTGCGCATCACCCACGTGCCGACCGGCATCGTGGTCGCCTGCCAGACCGGGCGCAGCCAGCACCAGAACCGCGACAACGCGATGAAGATGCTCGCCGCCAAGCTGTACGAGCTGGAGATCCAGAAGCGCAACGCCGAGCGCGACGCGGTCGAGGCGACCAAGTCGGACATCGGCTGGGGCAGCCAGATCCGCAACTACGTGCTCGACCAGAGCCGGATCAAGGACCTGCGCACCGGCATCGAACGCACCGACACGCAGAAGGTGCTCGACGGCGACCTGGACGAATTCGTCGAGGCCAGCCTCAAGTCCGGCCTGGAAGTCGGCGCCAAACGCAGCGACGCCTGA
- a CDS encoding LytTR family DNA-binding domain-containing protein, with protein sequence MSESPSPSVYSRFLPWRRGFEIGFWVALTLVNGIANSITVLIDIRRNGLHFAAWEPALWEWSSGLMFLLIVPILVLLTRRYPLHWDNWRRRLPAYALGSVALSVLHVLGMVAIRSAVYRLQGLHYDFGPWPQGLAYEYLKDVRSLASMLLCVEMYRFLLRRWQGEAALLGAPDEGPPVESLERPERFLVRKLGRDFLVAAADIEWLQASGNYVNLRVRGHDYPLRSTMAAIEARLDPARFVRIHRSYIVNLGCVVSIEPLETGEARVHLRDGSHVPCSRRYRAALRAAAGEGEATLAE encoded by the coding sequence ATGTCCGAATCGCCAAGCCCCAGCGTCTATTCCCGTTTCCTGCCGTGGCGGCGCGGTTTCGAGATCGGCTTCTGGGTCGCGCTCACCCTGGTCAACGGCATCGCCAACAGCATCACCGTGCTGATCGACATCCGCCGCAACGGGCTGCATTTCGCCGCCTGGGAGCCGGCGTTGTGGGAATGGTCCAGCGGCCTGATGTTCCTGCTGATCGTGCCGATCCTGGTGCTGCTGACCCGGCGCTATCCGCTGCATTGGGACAACTGGCGGCGCCGGCTGCCGGCCTATGCGCTGGGCAGCGTCGCGTTGTCGGTGCTGCACGTGCTGGGCATGGTCGCGATCCGCAGCGCGGTGTACCGCCTGCAGGGCCTGCACTACGACTTCGGCCCGTGGCCGCAGGGGCTGGCCTACGAGTACCTGAAAGACGTGCGCAGCCTGGCCTCGATGCTGCTGTGCGTGGAGATGTACCGCTTCCTGCTGCGCCGCTGGCAGGGCGAGGCGGCCTTGCTCGGCGCGCCCGACGAAGGCCCGCCGGTGGAGTCGCTGGAGCGCCCGGAGCGCTTCCTGGTGCGCAAGCTCGGCCGCGATTTCCTGGTCGCCGCCGCCGATATCGAATGGCTGCAGGCCTCGGGCAACTACGTCAACCTGCGCGTGCGCGGCCACGACTACCCGCTGCGCAGCACCATGGCCGCGATCGAGGCCAGGCTGGACCCGGCGCGGTTCGTGCGCATCCACCGCAGCTACATCGTCAACCTGGGCTGCGTGGTGTCGATCGAACCGCTGGAGACCGGCGAGGCGCGCGTGCACCTGCGCGACGGCAGCCATGTGCCGTGCAGCCGCCGCTACCGCGCCGCCCTGCGCGCGGCGGCCGGGGAGGGCGAGGCGACGCTCGCCGAATGA